The following DNA comes from Raphanus sativus cultivar WK10039 unplaced genomic scaffold, ASM80110v3 Scaffold3547, whole genome shotgun sequence.
CTTTCCTGGAAAACTGTTTTTACCTTTCGCTACAGTTATAAGTCTCAAGGCTCGCAACATGTCTTCAATCGAATCATCTATGGCACGCAACTGCAGCTTGTGTGGCATGCAAATATGCACATCAAGCCCTTGTACTACCCAGTCCCAAGGACCACCTGTCATTACAGGGACTCCATCAGATAAACTCGATGAGGCAGAAGGAACTCTTGATATTTGCATTCTTGTAGTTTTAAACACTCGAGATTCATTAAAAGCAAGCATAAGCCCCTCAAGAAGCACTCCTATACAGGCATTCTCAGAAAATATTGATTGTGCCTCCAATTTAACCTCTACCCCATCTCCTACCTCAGCTGATATTGTCAACCTTTCCACATCAATAGCAAACATagattcttttttcttctgCTTGTCAACAGAGTTGGACAAATTTATTTCTTCACCCCAGCCACCATCTTTCACACTAGAGATGCCTTCCCTTTCATGTTCTTTAAGCCTTTGTGCATAAACCAGGGATTTCAACCGCAAAAACAGTTCATAGAAAGACAAATGGACGTCAGGTTCCCAACCCAGTGAAATATCAGTAGCACTGAAGAGAGAACAAACGCCTATTTCATTGAGACCACCAGATCGACGTACAAGCTTCGCGTTGTGCATATCAAACAACTTGACCTTTGAACAAGGTTTATGCTCCTCCAAATATTCCTGGTAGATAGACATTGCTCTTCCAAGCTCCATCTGCGTTGAGTGTTTATCCTTGTTGagacaaaatttaaaatgtgatatttCCAGAGAGACCGAGTACTTCAGTCTTTTACACTCTTCAGAAGCAGTAGACTGAATGTTCGCTGTGCGTAGTCTGCCATCAGCCAATGAGCTAAACTTAACTCGGCCACCTTGTGATCCATAGTTGACTGTTTTAGGATCGTCAATAACTGTGTTATCCAATCCTGTCTCGTCACAGAAATTCACACAGCAACGTTCAAGATTTAGGTTCACAAGCCTAGTTCCTTTCCCAGATCCTTTGGATGGTTGCACTCCTCCAGATTGATTCATCTTTTTGCCGGAAACAGATAATGTCTTGAAGAGAGCTTTGAAGGACATAGCACTAATTATGAGGGATTCAACACGCTTGAAAGAAAAGTAAATACACATTCCAGTCACGTCTACTGAGAGTATCAATTTACTTCTGCAACCAACTTCGTCAGATGATGTTCTGTCACTTCTTCCCCAATCCAAGCTAAGCTTTGCTATATGCATTAACGAACCAGAGTTCGGCTCTATTCCGAAAAGGTTTTCTTTAAAGCATTCCTGGTACTCATCTGCCAGATGCAGATTCAATTCACCAAGTTCAACATGAACTGCTGTTCCCGTATTCGAAACGTTATTAGCAAACACATGCGACGACTGCGAACAAAACTGCATATAAAAAACCAAGAACATTATACTGTTTAGCATATAGTAAAGCAAATCCATATGTGCGCAACaaataaagaacaaaacaatCAATTACGTGAAAAGTCTTATATGGCCCTATCTCACGACTACAGtctaaaattaatcaaaactGGGTCAGAGAGATACACTTCAGTTACTTACATGATACATAGGCAAACCATCAATACCATATAGCATAACAGTCATCTCAGGGGCTGAAACTGTGCCTGTCCACATAATGGCATTCGTATCAGAAGCTTTTGATTTCCCGAGTGTGTGAGTGGGACCTTGCAGCaccagttttttctttttcaagaaATGAAGACGCAACCAGGGCTGTAGCCTAGAAATGAATAGGTTGCATCTTGTACCTCCCAGCTTTATATCAACTTCAGCTCTAATAGGCAGAACcggctgaaaaaaaaaataacaaggAACATAAACATTTCATGATTTAAAAAGTATAACTCAAACTGATGCATACCAACATAAGATACTGTTCGTTCTGCATAAATTCATGTGATACAAAAATAAAGTGCATTTCCTTTATGGTGATATGAAATAGATAGTCCATTAATTAGATCAACTAAAAGAGCTCATGATCTAATGGGAAAACTGAGGGGTAAAACATCAAACAGAGACCTGTCAGTtgtaaggaaacaaaaaaaaataggcATAGCTTTCCCAAGTCAGATTATTGAGTCAAATGCAAAGAGCTTCGAGAAATAGAAAGTGAAAAATGTATAATGTCATGAGATTTCGAACCTGAATTGGGATGTAGATAAACGAGACCACATCAACTTTCATAATCTCCAAAACAGAGAACTCAGCTTCTCTAAAAAGCTGCAAGGAAACACAAGTGCAGAGAATTAGTAAATAAGAGATTTGGAAATCATATATCTGAAGGAGCTTACACAATCATACATGAATCTCACTGAGTTCCATCTGAACATCGAGACGTGTACTCTCTCCTGtgtcttcaaaatattttgatttaacaCTCCTTAGTTGAATTCCTGTGAtgttattctcagcaaccagaT
Coding sequences within:
- the LOC130506678 gene encoding protein SABRE-like, which codes for MAASPAKFFFGFLILSIVLWMIFVLCSRFSAWILSRVLGASVVFRVGGWKCLRDVTVKFNKGAIESVSAGEIKVSLRQSLVKLGVGFLSRDPKLQVLICDLEVVMRSSTSTNNVPKPKRQKPRNSGWGKWMVVANIARFLSVSVADMVVKTRKAIMEVKELKLDISKDGGTKPNLYVELHVLPILVHLCESRMMSDQSSSSSFERSTASQTTSATSDRSSPALFCDELSLSTEFGHDRAVGIFLRNVEVISGDVTLTFDEDSFPKSKQSSSTLHSDEVVTSTTADSSAKKSPKEHQLVVALAKYSSSFPEMISFKLPKLDVRCVNREHDLVAENNITGIQLRSVKSKYFEDTGESTRLDVQMELSEIHLFREAEFSVLEIMKVDVVSFIYIPIQPVLPIRAEVDIKLGGTRCNLFISRLQPWLRLHFLKKKKLVLQGPTHTLGKSKASDTNAIMWTGTVSAPEMTVMLYGIDGLPMYHFCSQSSHVFANNVSNTGTAVHVELGELNLHLADEYQECFKENLFGIEPNSGSLMHIAKLSLDWGRSDRTSSDEVGCRSKLILSVDVTGMCIYFSFKRVESLIISAMSFKALFKTLSVSGKKMNQSGGVQPSKGSGKGTRLVNLNLERCCVNFCDETGLDNTVIDDPKTVNYGSQGGRVKFSSLADGRLRTANIQSTASEECKRLKYSVSLEISHFKFCLNKDKHSTQMELGRAMSIYQEYLEEHKPCSKVKLFDMHNAKLVRRSGGLNEIGVCSLFSATDISLGWEPDVHLSFYELFLRLKSLVYAQRLKEHEREGISSVKDGGWGEEINLSNSVDKQKKKESMFAIDVERLTISAEVGDGVEVKLEAQSIFSENACIGVLLEGLMLAFNESRVFKTTRMQISRVPSASSSLSDGVPVMTGGPWDWVVQGLDVHICMPHKLQLRAIDDSIEDMLRALRLITVAKGKNSFPGKQESSKPKSKKSSPKFGRVRFCIRRLTADIEEEPIQGWLDEHYHLVKKEACELAVRLKFLEDFIHKTTQSSKGAGTSDPSD